The Fictibacillus arsenicus genome contains a region encoding:
- the rbfA gene encoding 30S ribosome-binding factor RbfA — MGTIRSNRVGEQMKKELTDIIGRKLKDPRVGFVTVTAVDVTGDLQQATVYVSVFGDSEQKEQTLRSLAKATGFIRTEIGKRIRMRKTPDIFFKFDESLNYGSKIESLLSEIKRDDEDSEEENEDYPKP; from the coding sequence ATGGGCACAATCCGTTCCAACCGTGTTGGGGAACAGATGAAAAAAGAGCTTACTGATATTATTGGCCGGAAACTGAAAGACCCCCGCGTTGGTTTTGTAACTGTTACGGCGGTTGATGTAACTGGTGACCTGCAGCAAGCGACTGTATACGTTTCTGTTTTTGGCGACAGTGAACAAAAAGAACAGACTTTGCGCAGTCTTGCTAAAGCTACTGGTTTTATCAGGACTGAAATTGGAAAACGTATACGCATGCGTAAAACACCGGACATCTTCTTTAAATTTGATGAATCCTTAAATTATGGAAGCAAGATCGAAAGTCTTTTATCTGAGATTAAACGAGATGACGAAGACAGCGAAGAAGAAAACGAAGATTATCCGAAACCATAA
- a CDS encoding DUF503 domain-containing protein yields MIGLLTVEFFIYEAQSLKDKRSVVQKAVNRLRQRLNLAVSETGFQDLWQRAEISMVTVSSDKIIAEKELQRALAMITSITELEVTNSKVEWL; encoded by the coding sequence ATGATCGGATTATTAACGGTTGAGTTTTTCATATATGAAGCACAGTCGTTAAAAGATAAGCGTTCGGTTGTTCAAAAAGCGGTTAACAGACTTCGGCAGCGCTTAAACCTTGCTGTATCTGAAACTGGATTCCAGGATTTATGGCAGCGTGCAGAGATAAGTATGGTAACCGTTTCTTCGGACAAAATAATAGCAGAAAAAGAATTGCAAAGAGCACTTGCAATGATTACATCTATTACCGAATTGGAAGTAACCAATTCTAAAGTGGAGTGGCTATAA
- the infB gene encoding translation initiation factor IF-2, translated as MSKIRVYEYAKQKNVQSKDIIEKLKTMDVHVANHMSMIDQAALTKLDEAYNSKAQKDQPAKPKNQNQLPKTDKNRNNSGNDTKSNKKEVQKESNMKIKKETDNRNSSQSKSPQTQGAKPGNSNSQNAAKNNNSKNSNNRNQNNNNRNNNNRNNNNKNQNRNKQNRGGGSQQQAPQKKVLETPSKITFTDTLQVGELAKKLNKDTSEIIKKLMGLGIMATINQELDKEAIELIAADYDVEVEEEIIVDETEFENYEVVDDEKDMQVRPPVVTIMGHVDHGKTTLLDAIRNTKVTAGEAGGITQHIGAYQITNNGKQITFLDTPGHAAFTTMRARGAQVTDITILVVAADDGVMPQTVEAINHAKAAEVPIIVAVNKMDKEAANPDRVMQELTEHGLVSEAWGGDTIFVNVSAIKGDGIDDLLEMINLVSEVEELKANPNRTAAGTVIEAQLDKGRGSVATLLVQSGTLNVGDPIVVGHTYGRVRAMVNDLGRRVKSVGPSTPVEITGLNDVPQAGDPFMVFADEKKARQVGESRFKKQQDAQRKESSKLNLDDLFNQIKEGEIKDINVIIKGDVQGSVEALAGSLQKIDVEGVKVKIIHSGVGAINEYDIMLASASNAIVIGFNVRPDAGAKRTADAEKVDVRLHRIIYNVIEEIESAMKGMLDPEFEEKVIGQVEVRTTFKVSKVGTIAGCYVTEGKITRDSTVRLIRDGVVSYEGKIDALKRFKDDAKEVSAGYECGITLEKFNDIKEGDIIEAYIMEEIKVK; from the coding sequence ATGAGTAAAATACGCGTATACGAATATGCGAAACAGAAAAATGTTCAAAGTAAAGACATAATCGAAAAGCTTAAAACAATGGATGTCCATGTGGCGAATCATATGTCTATGATCGATCAGGCTGCTTTAACAAAGCTAGATGAAGCTTATAATTCAAAAGCACAAAAAGATCAGCCTGCAAAACCAAAAAATCAGAATCAACTCCCTAAAACAGATAAGAATAGAAACAACTCTGGTAACGACACCAAATCTAATAAAAAGGAAGTTCAAAAAGAGAGTAATATGAAAATTAAAAAAGAGACCGATAATCGTAACTCATCACAATCAAAAAGCCCGCAAACTCAAGGGGCGAAGCCAGGTAATTCAAATAGCCAGAATGCTGCAAAGAATAACAATTCTAAAAACAGCAACAACAGAAACCAGAATAACAACAATAGAAATAACAATAACCGAAACAATAACAACAAGAACCAGAACAGAAATAAACAAAACAGAGGCGGAGGCAGCCAGCAGCAAGCTCCTCAAAAGAAGGTTCTTGAGACTCCAAGCAAAATCACTTTTACTGATACTCTTCAAGTAGGTGAACTTGCGAAAAAATTAAATAAAGATACTTCTGAAATCATCAAAAAGCTAATGGGTCTTGGTATTATGGCAACGATCAATCAAGAGCTTGATAAAGAAGCGATTGAACTAATCGCCGCTGATTATGATGTTGAAGTGGAAGAAGAAATTATCGTTGATGAAACGGAATTCGAAAATTATGAAGTCGTTGACGATGAAAAAGATATGCAAGTACGTCCGCCGGTTGTAACAATCATGGGGCACGTTGACCATGGTAAAACAACGCTTCTTGATGCTATCCGAAACACGAAAGTAACTGCAGGAGAAGCTGGTGGTATTACTCAGCACATCGGTGCATACCAAATCACAAACAACGGAAAACAAATTACATTCCTTGATACACCAGGACATGCTGCGTTTACAACTATGCGTGCACGCGGTGCTCAAGTAACGGATATTACAATTCTTGTTGTAGCTGCTGATGATGGTGTAATGCCGCAGACTGTTGAAGCGATCAACCATGCAAAAGCCGCTGAAGTACCGATTATCGTTGCTGTAAACAAAATGGATAAAGAAGCTGCTAACCCAGACCGAGTTATGCAGGAACTTACTGAACATGGACTAGTTTCTGAAGCATGGGGCGGAGATACAATCTTCGTTAACGTTTCAGCTATTAAAGGTGACGGAATTGATGACCTTCTTGAAATGATCAACCTTGTTTCAGAAGTAGAAGAATTAAAAGCAAATCCTAACCGAACTGCTGCCGGAACTGTAATTGAAGCACAGCTTGATAAAGGCCGTGGTTCTGTTGCAACGCTTCTAGTGCAGTCAGGTACATTAAATGTTGGAGATCCAATCGTAGTTGGACATACGTACGGACGTGTTCGTGCGATGGTAAATGATCTTGGCCGCCGTGTTAAGTCTGTTGGACCTTCAACTCCTGTTGAAATTACAGGATTGAATGATGTTCCACAAGCTGGAGACCCATTCATGGTATTTGCTGATGAGAAAAAAGCTCGCCAAGTTGGAGAATCCCGTTTCAAGAAACAACAGGATGCTCAGCGTAAAGAATCTTCTAAACTTAACCTTGATGACCTCTTTAATCAGATTAAAGAAGGTGAGATTAAAGATATCAATGTCATCATTAAAGGTGATGTTCAAGGTTCTGTAGAAGCACTTGCTGGTTCTCTTCAAAAGATCGATGTTGAAGGTGTTAAGGTTAAAATCATTCACTCAGGTGTTGGAGCGATCAACGAGTATGATATCATGCTTGCATCTGCTTCAAATGCAATCGTAATCGGTTTTAACGTTCGTCCGGATGCAGGTGCTAAACGTACTGCTGACGCTGAGAAGGTTGATGTTCGTCTTCACCGTATCATCTACAACGTTATTGAAGAAATCGAATCGGCGATGAAAGGTATGCTCGACCCTGAATTCGAAGAAAAAGTTATCGGTCAGGTTGAAGTCAGAACAACTTTTAAAGTATCAAAAGTTGGTACGATCGCTGGCTGTTATGTTACAGAAGGTAAAATTACAAGAGATTCCACAGTACGTTTAATCCGTGATGGTGTTGTTTCTTACGAGGGCAAGATTGATGCACTTAAACGATTCAAAGATGATGCCAAAGAAGTTTCTGCTGGATACGAATGTGGTATTACTCTTGAAAAGTTCAATGATATTAAAGAAGGCGACATCATTGAAGCTTATATTATGGAAGAAATTAAAGTAAAATGA
- a CDS encoding YlxQ family RNA-binding protein encodes MKTSRWENFLGIAARAGKVISGEELVVKSIQKQNAKIVLLSKDASENTKKKVTDKCLFYKVDYFWIEDRNVLGKAIGKEQRVVVAVNDQGFSKRLKELLDH; translated from the coding sequence TTGAAAACAAGCCGGTGGGAAAACTTTCTTGGAATAGCGGCTCGGGCCGGAAAAGTAATATCTGGTGAAGAGCTTGTAGTAAAAAGCATACAAAAACAGAACGCAAAAATTGTTTTATTATCAAAAGATGCTTCTGAGAACACGAAGAAAAAGGTAACAGATAAGTGTCTTTTCTATAAAGTCGATTATTTTTGGATAGAAGATCGAAATGTTTTAGGCAAAGCAATTGGAAAAGAACAGCGAGTTGTAGTTGCTGTAAATGATCAAGGATTTTCAAAGCGTTTAAAGGAACTTCTTGATCACTAA
- the pnp gene encoding polyribonucleotide nucleotidyltransferase has translation MDQQKRTFTMDWAGRTLTFEIGELAKQANGAVMVRYGDTAVLSTAVASKQPKNLSFFPLTVNYEERLYAVGKIPGGFIKREGRPSEKAVLASRLIDRPIRPLFADGFRNEVQVVSTVMSVDQNCSSEMAAMIGSSLALSISDIPFEGPIAGVTVGRIDGEFVINPTVEQNEKSDIQLIVAGTKHAINMVEAGAEEVSEETMLEAIMFGHEEIKKLIAFQEEIVSEIGKEKMEVVLHELDKDLEQEVREIVGSDVKEAVKVIEKHARQEALDAVGANLASRYEEDEEKANEAKEILHKLIKEEVRRLILKEKIRPDGRKTDEIRKLSSTVGILARTHGSGLFTRGQTQALSICTLGALGDVQVLDGLGVEESKRFMHQYNFPPFSVGETGFMRGPGRREIGHGALGERALEQVIPNEEEFPYTIRLVSEVLESNGSTSQASICASTLALMDAGVPIKAPVAGIAMGLISDGEDVTVLTDIQGMEDHLGDMDFKVAGTPNGITALQMDIKISGINREILQEALTQAKEGRMIILKSMLSTLSESRTELSQYAPKILTMKINPDKIRDVIGPSGKIINKIIEETGVKIDIEQDGTIFIASTDEPMNNKAKKIIEDIVREVQVGEYYMGKVKRIEKFGAFLELFSGKDGLVHISELAEERVGKVEDVVKLGDEILVKVMEIDNQGRVNLSRKVVLKEEKAKNEQQQNV, from the coding sequence ATGGATCAACAAAAACGAACTTTTACCATGGACTGGGCGGGCAGAACGCTTACGTTCGAAATTGGAGAATTAGCAAAACAAGCAAACGGTGCTGTTATGGTCAGATATGGTGATACGGCAGTACTCTCTACTGCTGTAGCTTCAAAACAGCCCAAAAATTTAAGTTTTTTCCCACTGACAGTAAACTACGAAGAACGTTTATACGCAGTTGGTAAAATCCCTGGAGGATTTATTAAACGTGAGGGCCGTCCAAGTGAAAAAGCTGTATTGGCAAGCCGCTTGATTGACCGTCCGATCCGTCCTTTATTTGCTGATGGTTTCCGTAACGAAGTACAAGTTGTCAGCACTGTAATGAGTGTTGATCAAAACTGTTCTTCTGAAATGGCAGCAATGATCGGATCATCCCTTGCATTGTCTATTTCGGATATTCCTTTTGAAGGACCAATCGCAGGTGTTACTGTCGGGCGTATTGACGGCGAGTTTGTTATCAACCCGACTGTTGAACAAAACGAGAAAAGTGATATTCAATTAATCGTTGCAGGAACAAAACATGCGATTAACATGGTTGAAGCTGGCGCAGAAGAAGTTTCTGAGGAAACGATGCTTGAAGCAATCATGTTCGGTCATGAAGAGATTAAGAAGCTAATTGCATTCCAAGAAGAAATCGTTTCGGAAATCGGAAAAGAAAAGATGGAAGTAGTTCTTCATGAGCTTGATAAGGATCTTGAGCAAGAAGTTCGTGAAATTGTCGGAAGCGATGTAAAAGAAGCTGTAAAAGTAATTGAGAAACATGCACGTCAAGAAGCCCTTGATGCAGTTGGTGCAAATCTCGCTTCACGTTATGAAGAAGATGAAGAAAAAGCTAATGAAGCTAAAGAGATTCTACATAAACTTATCAAAGAAGAAGTTAGACGCTTAATCTTAAAAGAAAAAATTCGTCCAGATGGAAGAAAAACGGATGAGATCCGCAAACTCTCTTCTACTGTAGGGATTTTAGCTAGAACACATGGTTCTGGTCTGTTTACACGAGGGCAGACACAAGCATTAAGTATCTGTACTTTAGGTGCGTTAGGTGATGTTCAGGTTCTTGACGGACTTGGTGTTGAAGAGTCTAAGCGGTTTATGCATCAATATAATTTCCCTCCATTCAGTGTAGGTGAAACGGGCTTTATGCGCGGACCAGGCAGACGCGAAATCGGTCATGGTGCATTGGGAGAGCGCGCTTTAGAACAAGTAATTCCGAATGAAGAGGAATTCCCGTACACAATTCGCTTAGTTTCTGAAGTGCTTGAATCAAACGGATCTACATCTCAAGCAAGTATTTGTGCAAGTACATTGGCACTAATGGATGCTGGTGTGCCGATCAAGGCGCCAGTTGCAGGAATTGCGATGGGTCTGATCTCAGATGGTGAAGATGTTACAGTTCTTACAGATATTCAAGGTATGGAAGACCACCTTGGAGATATGGACTTTAAAGTAGCAGGTACACCAAATGGCATCACTGCTCTGCAAATGGATATTAAAATTTCAGGTATCAACCGTGAAATCCTTCAAGAGGCACTAACACAAGCAAAAGAAGGCCGTATGATTATCTTGAAGTCTATGCTTTCTACACTTTCTGAGTCTCGTACGGAATTATCTCAGTATGCTCCTAAGATTTTAACAATGAAGATTAACCCTGACAAAATCCGTGATGTTATTGGGCCAAGCGGGAAAATCATCAATAAAATCATTGAAGAAACTGGAGTTAAAATCGACATCGAACAAGACGGAACGATCTTTATCGCTTCAACTGATGAGCCGATGAACAATAAGGCGAAGAAGATTATTGAAGATATCGTAAGAGAAGTTCAAGTTGGCGAATATTACATGGGCAAAGTAAAGCGTATTGAAAAATTCGGTGCTTTCTTAGAACTATTCAGCGGCAAAGATGGATTAGTCCATATTTCAGAACTAGCTGAAGAGCGTGTAGGTAAAGTAGAAGATGTCGTTAAGCTTGGTGATGAAATCCTTGTGAAAGTTATGGAGATCGATAACCAGGGACGTGTAAACTTATCACGCAAAGTAGTCCTAAAAGAAGAAAAAGCGAAAAATGAACAGCAGCAGAATGTTTAA
- the ribF gene encoding riboflavin biosynthesis protein RibF — translation METIVINHPHHYEKESLPPLILALGYFDGIHIGHQRVINTAIELAERNGAIPAVMSFHPHPSVVLGKADETWTYITPLEEKKKMLESMGVKRFYLVKFDLDFASLSTKDFVDQYIVGLNVKHVVTGFDFTYGKYGKGNVETLVHEADGKFGQTVIEKIEEKGQKISSTLIRQCLREGLVESIVHYLGRRYKLNGTVIHGDKRGRTIGFPTANLDTDVYTLPKTGVYAVEVSVDGEKFNAMANVGYKPTFKDNQKMPSLEVHIFNFQKEIYGRTISVTWLKRIRDEKKFNSIDELIEQLKTDKNETLSIIQSMC, via the coding sequence TTGGAAACGATCGTCATTAATCATCCTCATCATTATGAAAAAGAAAGTCTCCCGCCATTAATCTTGGCATTAGGCTACTTCGACGGAATTCACATCGGACATCAGCGTGTGATAAATACTGCTATTGAACTTGCAGAAAGAAATGGAGCAATTCCAGCTGTTATGAGTTTTCATCCGCATCCTTCTGTTGTCTTGGGAAAAGCGGATGAAACTTGGACATATATCACACCGCTTGAAGAAAAGAAAAAGATGTTAGAAAGTATGGGAGTTAAACGTTTTTATCTTGTGAAATTCGATCTTGATTTTGCTTCACTCTCTACAAAAGATTTTGTTGACCAGTATATTGTCGGTTTAAATGTAAAACATGTTGTAACAGGTTTTGATTTTACATACGGCAAGTATGGAAAAGGAAATGTGGAAACACTGGTTCATGAAGCTGACGGCAAATTTGGTCAAACTGTAATTGAGAAGATTGAAGAAAAGGGCCAGAAAATAAGTTCTACCCTTATTCGCCAATGCCTCAGAGAAGGACTGGTCGAGAGCATTGTTCATTATCTCGGCAGAAGATATAAACTCAATGGTACTGTCATACATGGAGACAAACGCGGACGTACAATAGGTTTTCCTACAGCAAATCTTGACACAGATGTCTATACCCTTCCAAAAACAGGGGTTTACGCCGTAGAAGTTAGTGTTGACGGAGAAAAGTTCAATGCAATGGCAAATGTGGGCTATAAGCCAACTTTTAAAGATAATCAAAAAATGCCTTCTTTAGAAGTTCATATCTTTAATTTTCAAAAAGAGATCTATGGTAGAACGATTAGTGTTACTTGGCTGAAAAGAATCAGGGATGAAAAGAAATTCAATTCTATCGATGAATTGATCGAACAGCTAAAAACAGATAAGAACGAGACATTATCAATCATACAGTCAATGTGTTAA
- the rpsO gene encoding 30S ribosomal protein S15 has protein sequence MAITQERKNELISEYKVHDTDTGSPEVQIAILTEQINELNDHLRTHKKDHHSRRGLLKMVGKRRNLLTYLRNKDITRYRELIGRLGLRR, from the coding sequence ATGGCTATTACTCAAGAGCGTAAAAACGAACTAATCAGCGAGTATAAGGTACATGATACGGACACTGGATCTCCAGAAGTTCAAATCGCTATCCTTACTGAACAAATTAATGAGTTGAATGATCACTTGCGTACACACAAGAAAGATCACCACTCACGTCGTGGTCTATTAAAAATGGTTGGTAAGCGCCGTAACTTGTTAACGTACCTACGTAACAAGGACATCACGCGTTACCGCGAATTGATCGGAAGACTAGGATTACGTCGTTAA
- the truB gene encoding tRNA pseudouridine(55) synthase TruB, protein MTVRQGILALKKPAGMTSHDCVGKIRRIFSTKKVGHTGTLDPEVTGVLPICIGRATKIAEYMSDYGKEYIGEVTLGYSTETEDAHGDKVMERQVEEDIDFGKIKEILRSLTGEIEQVPPMYSAVKVNGKKLYEYARQGIQIERPKRKVTIYELELLNKEDTLRKESPVFSYRVKCSKGTYVRTLAVAIGEKLGYPAHMSSLIRTASGPFTLSDCVTFEELENTESPLDNFLFPLERGISHFPKWTVDEETEAQVRNGSVLPKPKELEQSPFGVYNEEGKCLAIYQLHPSKPGLIKPAKVLAIE, encoded by the coding sequence ATGACTGTTAGGCAAGGAATTTTAGCACTGAAAAAACCTGCCGGAATGACATCACATGACTGTGTAGGAAAAATACGCAGAATCTTTTCAACTAAAAAAGTGGGACACACCGGAACTCTGGATCCGGAAGTTACAGGTGTGCTGCCTATCTGTATTGGAAGAGCAACAAAAATTGCTGAGTATATGTCTGATTACGGCAAAGAATATATCGGTGAAGTTACGCTCGGCTATTCGACAGAGACAGAAGATGCACATGGCGACAAAGTAATGGAAAGACAAGTAGAGGAAGATATAGACTTTGGAAAAATAAAAGAGATTTTACGGTCTCTTACAGGCGAGATTGAACAAGTTCCTCCCATGTACTCGGCTGTTAAGGTTAACGGTAAAAAACTTTATGAATACGCAAGGCAGGGAATTCAAATTGAAAGACCAAAACGGAAAGTGACCATATATGAGCTTGAACTGCTGAACAAAGAGGATACTTTAAGAAAAGAAAGTCCTGTATTTTCATATAGAGTAAAATGTTCTAAAGGGACTTATGTCCGTACCCTCGCTGTTGCTATCGGTGAAAAGCTAGGTTATCCCGCTCATATGTCATCTCTGATAAGAACAGCCTCAGGTCCATTTACTTTAAGCGATTGTGTCACATTTGAAGAGCTGGAAAACACAGAGTCACCTTTGGATAATTTCTTATTTCCACTAGAGAGAGGGATCTCGCATTTTCCAAAATGGACTGTTGATGAGGAGACTGAGGCACAAGTAAGAAATGGATCAGTGCTGCCTAAACCAAAAGAGTTGGAACAAAGTCCGTTTGGTGTTTATAATGAAGAAGGAAAATGTCTAGCCATATATCAGCTGCATCCTTCTAAACCTGGTTTGATTAAACCAGCGAAAGTGTTAGCCATTGAATAA
- the rnpM gene encoding RNase P modulator RnpM codes for MKTRKIPMRKCVACQEMKAKKELTRIVRSPEGEVSVDSTGKKSGRGAYLCHELVCVEQAKKKKILETHLKSKIPADLYEQLEKGSHTS; via the coding sequence ATGAAAACCCGCAAAATTCCAATGAGAAAATGCGTAGCCTGCCAAGAAATGAAGGCGAAAAAAGAATTAACACGTATTGTCCGCTCACCTGAAGGGGAAGTCTCTGTCGACTCAACCGGAAAAAAATCCGGAAGAGGAGCTTATCTTTGCCATGAACTTGTTTGTGTTGAACAAGCAAAAAAGAAAAAGATCCTAGAGACACACTTGAAGTCGAAAATTCCGGCTGATTTATACGAACAGCTTGAAAAAGGAAGTCATACATCTTGA
- a CDS encoding polysaccharide deacetylase family protein — protein sequence MKKSILHWSIIVLIITATAISVHNPFTSTYIESIKAQSTAVSQMKSNSIYAQIKEKAKELNKPPQNAEIDPVWKATPGYNGLVVDMEESFKAMKKINKFDEKKLVVKQIEPTIHLENLPASPIYRGNPEKPMVTLLVNVAWGNEHLPGMLQTMKKNNVHSTFFLDGSWVKKNPSLAKMIAEENHEIGNHAYSHPDLKKMTNTRITEELKQTNEVINATLDKSPNWFAPPSGSYRNDVVQIAAELNMKTILWSVDTVDWRNPNPDEMVERVLNKVHPGAMILMHPTASSAAGLEKLIKGIKDKGLSIGTVSDLMDEKRLLPKSIK from the coding sequence GTGAAAAAATCAATTCTTCACTGGTCCATCATCGTGTTAATCATAACTGCAACAGCTATTTCGGTGCATAACCCATTTACGAGCACTTATATCGAAAGCATTAAAGCGCAGAGTACGGCTGTTTCACAAATGAAATCAAATTCGATCTATGCACAGATTAAAGAAAAAGCTAAGGAATTAAATAAGCCGCCTCAGAATGCTGAAATCGATCCTGTTTGGAAGGCCACTCCCGGCTACAATGGATTAGTTGTAGATATGGAAGAATCATTTAAGGCTATGAAAAAAATAAATAAATTCGATGAAAAAAAATTAGTAGTAAAGCAAATAGAACCAACCATACATTTAGAGAACTTGCCTGCTTCTCCTATCTATCGAGGAAATCCGGAGAAACCTATGGTAACTCTTCTTGTAAATGTAGCTTGGGGCAATGAACATTTGCCGGGTATGCTGCAAACAATGAAGAAGAATAATGTACATTCAACTTTCTTCCTGGATGGTTCATGGGTTAAGAAAAATCCTTCCCTGGCAAAAATGATTGCTGAAGAAAACCATGAAATTGGCAACCATGCATATTCACATCCGGATTTGAAAAAAATGACTAATACTAGAATTACCGAAGAACTCAAACAAACGAATGAAGTTATAAATGCCACTTTGGATAAGTCACCTAATTGGTTTGCACCGCCAAGCGGAAGCTACCGGAACGATGTAGTTCAAATAGCTGCTGAACTTAATATGAAAACGATTCTTTGGTCTGTTGACACAGTAGACTGGAGGAATCCAAATCCTGATGAAATGGTTGAAAGAGTCTTGAATAAGGTTCACCCTGGAGCTATGATTTTAATGCATCCAACAGCCTCTTCAGCAGCAGGTCTAGAGAAGCTTATTAAAGGTATTAAAGATAAAGGACTCAGTATCGGAACTGTCTCAGATCTTATGGATGAAAAAAGACTGCTCCCAAAATCAATTAAGTAA